The following proteins come from a genomic window of Corynebacterium hansenii:
- the proC gene encoding pyrroline-5-carboxylate reductase, translated as MTRIAVIGGGKIGGALIGGLIDGGVDPKCIYLVQRSPERRKALRDMYGIVDADDAEQAVDGADVVFLCVKPHGIVPLLEEISGVIDEGEGDTVVASMAAGITLDELESVCAVGTPVLRVMPNTPMLVGRGVNAIAPGRFANDDHVDQVRSLLEKVGHVEVVEEKQMDAVTAVSGSGPAYFFQFVEAMVDSGVTLGLKRDQAQRLATATALGAAEMMMAEGADPVNLRADVSSPGGTTAAATSTFEEEGLRRAVIRAMRACHDKSASMGRPAGKSSGKSSGK; from the coding sequence GACACGAATTGCGGTTATCGGCGGAGGAAAGATCGGCGGCGCCCTCATCGGCGGCCTCATCGACGGCGGAGTGGACCCCAAGTGCATCTACCTGGTGCAGCGGTCGCCCGAGCGTCGCAAGGCGCTGCGGGACATGTACGGCATCGTCGACGCCGATGACGCCGAGCAGGCCGTGGACGGCGCCGACGTCGTGTTCCTGTGCGTGAAGCCGCACGGCATCGTGCCGCTGCTGGAGGAGATCTCCGGGGTCATCGACGAGGGCGAGGGCGACACCGTCGTGGCGTCCATGGCCGCGGGCATCACCCTCGACGAGCTGGAGTCCGTCTGCGCCGTCGGGACGCCCGTCCTGCGCGTCATGCCCAACACCCCGATGCTCGTGGGCCGGGGCGTCAACGCCATCGCCCCGGGCCGCTTCGCCAACGACGACCACGTCGATCAGGTCCGCTCGCTGCTGGAGAAGGTCGGCCACGTCGAGGTCGTCGAGGAGAAGCAGATGGACGCCGTCACCGCGGTGTCCGGCTCCGGCCCCGCGTACTTCTTCCAGTTCGTCGAGGCCATGGTCGACTCGGGCGTGACGCTGGGCCTCAAGCGCGATCAGGCGCAGCGCCTGGCCACCGCCACCGCCCTGGGCGCCGCGGAGATGATGATGGCGGAGGGCGCCGACCCGGTGAACCTGCGCGCCGACGTCTCCTCGCCCGGCGGCACCACCGCCGCCGCGACGAGCACCTTCGAGGAGGAGGGCCTGCGCCGCGCGGTCATCCGCGCCATGCGCGCCTGCCACGACAAGTCCGCGTCGATGGGCCGCCCGGCCGGCAAGTCTTCCGGCAAATCCTCCGGCAAGTGA
- a CDS encoding helix-turn-helix domain-containing protein, whose product MTNAENGTFLTVAEVAEIMRVSKMTVYRLVHAGELPAVRVGRSFRVHESAVKTYLDSSFYDAG is encoded by the coding sequence ATGACGAATGCCGAGAACGGGACGTTTCTGACGGTGGCCGAGGTCGCCGAGATCATGCGGGTGTCCAAGATGACCGTGTACCGCCTGGTCCACGCCGGCGAGCTGCCTGCCGTGCGCGTCGGACGCTCCTTCCGCGTCCACGAGAGCGCGGTGAAGACGTACCTCGACTCGTCCTTCTACGACGCCGGGTAG
- a CDS encoding 30S ribosomal protein bS22, giving the protein MGSVIKKRRKRMSKKKHRKMLRRTRVQRRKLGK; this is encoded by the coding sequence ATGGGTTCCGTCATCAAGAAGCGCCGCAAGCGCATGTCGAAGAAGAAGCACCGCAAGATGCTCCGACGCACCCGAGTCCAGCGCCGGAAGCTCGGCAAGTAG
- a CDS encoding lysophospholipid acyltransferase family protein, with product MIPEPDLEFVEDTWFPALTPLHDHWFRVELHGGERIPADGPTMIVANHSGNLPVDALMAQLSLHRASGRLMRLLAGDVAFSLPIVSELATMVGAVRASRDAAGDLLRAGEMVGVFPEGYRGLGKPYTERYQLQAFGRGGFAATALRHGATIVPVAITGAEEIYPQLGAVFRGSALLGAEGMKTSNIGRAEGAAPVDEALESLVLGVADVLAEGASTPLKDLPAWLVGAEGAAERKVLLELVRDVVLSVARGLGIPYIPTTPFFPWLGVAGAVPLPSKWRIDVLDPIDPRDWAEGYRGGFMEDPAPGAGGGVPGPVALHDDPVSVLGLSGEVKGRIQSTLLKNLRDRRSAFY from the coding sequence ATGATTCCGGAACCGGACCTCGAGTTCGTCGAGGACACGTGGTTCCCCGCCCTGACCCCGCTGCACGACCATTGGTTCCGCGTGGAATTGCACGGCGGGGAGCGCATCCCCGCCGACGGCCCCACGATGATCGTGGCCAACCATTCGGGCAACCTGCCCGTCGACGCGCTGATGGCCCAGCTGTCGCTGCACCGCGCGTCGGGGCGGCTGATGCGACTGTTGGCCGGTGACGTGGCGTTTTCCCTGCCCATCGTGTCCGAGCTGGCCACGATGGTGGGCGCGGTGCGCGCCAGCCGCGACGCCGCCGGCGACCTGCTGCGCGCCGGAGAGATGGTCGGCGTGTTCCCCGAGGGCTACCGCGGCCTGGGCAAGCCGTACACCGAGCGGTACCAGCTGCAGGCGTTCGGCCGCGGCGGATTCGCGGCGACGGCGCTGCGCCACGGGGCGACGATCGTGCCCGTGGCCATCACCGGCGCGGAGGAGATCTACCCGCAGCTGGGCGCGGTGTTCCGCGGGTCGGCGCTGCTGGGCGCCGAGGGCATGAAGACGTCCAACATCGGCCGCGCCGAGGGCGCCGCGCCCGTGGACGAGGCCCTGGAGTCCCTGGTCCTGGGCGTGGCCGACGTGCTCGCGGAGGGCGCGTCGACGCCGCTGAAGGACCTGCCGGCCTGGCTGGTCGGCGCGGAGGGCGCCGCCGAACGGAAGGTGTTGCTGGAGCTGGTGCGCGACGTGGTGCTGTCCGTCGCCCGCGGCCTGGGCATCCCCTACATCCCGACGACGCCGTTCTTCCCGTGGCTCGGCGTGGCGGGCGCGGTGCCGTTGCCGTCGAAGTGGCGGATCGACGTCCTCGACCCCATCGATCCCCGCGACTGGGCCGAGGGCTACCGCGGCGGGTTCATGGAGGACCCCGCGCCGGGGGCCGGCGGCGGCGTGCCCGGCCCCGTTGCGCTTCACGACGACCCGGTGTCGGTGCTGGGGCTGTCCGGCGAGGTCAAGGGGCGCATCCAGTCCACGCTGCTGAAGAACCTGCGGGACCGCAGGAGCGCCTTTTACTGA